The genome window CACCCCAGGGCTATGAAATTCCATTTTTCAGCTAAGAGTGGGAAATAATAAGGTAGGGCAAATAAATATTACTTCAATATAGCACCAAATAAATTAGGTAACAGTTGGGAGATGGGGAGGAAGTTGGAGACTAGTTGGGGGGGTCCCTGTCTCCCTGCTCTAAGACAAAAGGAAAGGTGAAAGGGATGGGAAAGGCAGCAGGCATATAAAAAGAGCCTTGTGAATCCAAAGGACAACTCTAGATTCAGCCCAAGAACTGAGAAGGGGTCTATTCCCTATTCCCTATGCTTGCCAATAAAACTGCTCCAGGCCAAGGAACTCTTGGTGGACAGGGAGGCTGGGAAGTGGCAACAGTGAGGGAGGTGGGCCAGGAAGCCATGTTCTGGAGCCTCACCTCAGGCACTTCACCCCCTCAAGTTGCTTCTTCAACACCTTGCTTGTCTCAGTCAGTTCTGGGGACATCAGAGTTTGAAGATTTCATCCTCCTGGTCCCGAAGTGTCTGGGTCCGAGAGGTCCGGGTGAGTGGCACGGGGCCTAGGAGTGCTCGTTGCTGCATCCGAGGGGAGATCAGGTGAAGACCTGAATCCTCCCCAGGTACTCTGCAGGTGAGGAAAGGGGGGAAAGGGTGACAGATGGAGAGAAGAGCCTGAGAATGGGCCAGTGAGGAGGAACATGGAAAGCTATCCTCCTTTCCTGATACACATGAGCTGGTTGCTCCAAGATGGAATCTAATACCTTCTGGATAAATCCTAACCCTAATTCTCTTTCATAGATCATCAGAGCAGTAGGAATAGTCAACTATTTTACTCCAACACAAACCCAGAACTATTTCCCACTGCCTCTCCCCACTCCAGCAGCCATGGCTCTGCTCATTGTCTTGGGGCTGCCTGGGGGAAGGGCCTCACCTTGCTTCCACTGGCACTATGCTCACTTACCTGTGTGTCTGGCCAGGTAGGAAGGCTAGAAGAATGAACTCTATGGCGGAGCTTAAAAGAAACCAAGACTcacctactttcttcttttttcagccTCTGGGCAGCAGCCTTTTTTGACAGGCTGATTTGTGAATCAAGCTTCTTAAGAAAATCAGAGGCAGAGAGGTCATGGATGGGAGAAGGGGGTTCCTGGCCAGGTGTGGGAAGGACTTCGCCATTGCCATGTCCTGACCtcgtctcttgtttctttttctctgctgagGGTGGCCAAACTTCATCCTTACTTGATTGGATATCTTCTTCtccatctttctcttcctcagaatCCAAACCATTGAACAGGTCTCTGGGCTCTGTCAGGATGGGGATGTAGAGGGTTTTCTTCAGGAAGATGGAGTCATTAGTATAAAGGCGGTTTGCATGCTTAATCTgttccatctttaaaaaaaagtcacaattaatgacaGCAATAATGATCAATCTCCTATTTGTATAGCTTCTCATGCCTTTTAAAGTAATTGTACAGAGTCTTATTTGATCCTAAACAACAAAGCTAAAGTACAAAGGGCTGatattatacttatttttatgATTAGTGGTTTTCATACCTTTTAGTCTTagggtccatttacattttaaaaattattgaggaaaaaaatctttttatttatgtggattACAACTATCAGTATTTATAAGGTATTATAAAttgaaacttaattttaaaacatgtatttatttaaaaataacatacccattacatgttaatataaatattttaaggaaaaataactattttccaaaacaacaaaaatatagcAAGAAGAGAGCtgctgttttacatttttgcaaatcactTTAACTGTGTGATGTAATAGAAGACAACAGGACTCTCAGAGTAACTATCTCTACATTCAGTCTATTGTAATAGCACATGTCACATAGCCTCTGGAAAATACAGTACACTCAtgagaatgaaaaagacaaagtCTTACTATTACTATAAATATAGTTTTGACCTTGTGGATCCCTAAAGAGTCTCACAGACCCTGAGGGGTCCCTGGACCTCACTTTGATAACTTCTGTTCAAGATGATggaaccgaggctcagagaggttaagcttTGCGCCTAAGATTATCTAGCAAGTTAACAGCTAGAACTACAGTTAACTCTTgaataacatgggtttgaactgtgagggtccatttatatgtgaattttttcaataaataacttGCAAATGAACCATATAgcccaaaaatattttaaaatttaagaaaaagttagGTATGTCACGAATGTATAAAATGTGTATAGATACTAATCTATGTaatcatttactaccataaaatcaacagtaggcCATTAGTAATTACGTTTTTGGGGAATCAagagttatacatggattttcaactgtgtgaaGTGTTGGCGCCCCtgacattgttcaagggtcaactgtaaaaTTTTGGGCCTTTTGACTCTTTTCTGGGAATGCTTTTTACACAATAATATCAATATTTTCACTGATCAAAAAGCAGTTTAGTAGCTATGTAGTCATCCCTGAACATAGTGACTGGCATCAACATCTCCCTAACTCTCAAGGTAGATATCTCAAAGTCATCCTTACCTCATTGTTTTCTTTCACCACCCAAACCCAACTAGTCAACAAGAGTGCTGCAAAAGCCCCTCACATCTGGTCTCATCTTCACATTTACTACCACCACTTTAGAACAGACTCAGCATTTCTCATCTGGTATtgtaacagggtttttttttaatcactcttcttctctccatttctattGATTCTCCACCCTGACAACATCTATTTCTCTGAAAAAATTAATCTGATCAACCCACTAGTCTGCTATTAAACCTCCTATGGCTCCCCATTGGCTCAGAGATAAAATCAGCattcaaaaccaggcagagacaccacaaaaaaagaaaattacagaccaatatccctgatgaacaaagatgcaaaaatactcaacaaaatattagcaaaccgaattcaaaaatacatcaaaaagatcatccatcatgatcaagtgggattcatcccagggatgcaaagatggtacaacatttgaaattccatcaacaccgtccaccacatcaacaaaaaaggacaaaaaccacatgatcatctccatagatgctgaaaaagcatttgacaaaattcaacatccattcatgataaaaactctgaagaaaatgggtatagagggcaagtacctcaacataataaaggccacatatgacaaacccacagccaacattatacttaacagcaagaagctggaagcttttcctttaagattgggaacaagacaaggatgcccaatctccccacttttattcaacacagttctggaggtcctagccacagcaatcagacaacacaaagaaataaaaggcatccagattggcaaagaagaagtcaaactgaccctgtttgcagatgacatgatatagtatagaaaaatccctaaagaatccactccaaaactactagatctaatatctgaattcagcaaagttgcgggatacaaaattagtacgcagaaatctgttgcattcctatacactaatgatgaactagcagagagagaaatcaggaaaacaattccattcacaatcacatcaaaaagaataaaatacctcggaatacacctaagcaaggaagtgaaagacctatactctaaaaactacaagacactcatgagagaaattaaagataccaataaatggaaacacaccccatgatcatgcataggaagaatcaatattgtcaaagtggccatcctgcctaaagcactctacagagtcaatgcaatccca of Manis javanica isolate MJ-LG chromosome 4, MJ_LKY, whole genome shotgun sequence contains these proteins:
- the LYSMD1 gene encoding lysM and putative peptidoglycan-binding domain-containing protein 1 isoform X3, which encodes MAFFVQDKYPQCQVFWVMQYIMYYIGIKLALTWMEQIKHANRLYTNDSIFLKKTLYIPILTEPRDLFNGLDSEEEKDGEEDIQSSKDEVWPPSAEKKKQETRSGHGNGEVLPTPGQEPPSPIHDLSASDFLKKLDSQISLSKKAAAQRLKKEESRVPGEDSGLHLISPRMQQRALLGPVPLTRTSRTQTLRDQEDEIFKL
- the LYSMD1 gene encoding lysM and putative peptidoglycan-binding domain-containing protein 1 isoform X2 — its product is MFCPPLYSKMAFFVQDKYPQCQVFWVMQYIMYYIGIKLALTWMEQIKHANRLYTNDSIFLKKTLYIPILTEPRDLFNGLDSEEEKDGEEDIQSSKDEVWPPSAEKKKQETRSGHGNGEVLPTPGQEPPSPIHDLSASDFLKKLDSQISLSKKAAAQRLKKEESRVPGEDSGLHLISPRMQQRALLGPVPLTRTSRTQTLRDQEDEIFKL
- the LYSMD1 gene encoding lysM and putative peptidoglycan-binding domain-containing protein 1 isoform X1 encodes the protein MASPSRQFPLGESGLLQGSRARSYGSLVQSACSPVRERRLEHHLAPGDTLAGLALKYGVTMEQIKHANRLYTNDSIFLKKTLYIPILTEPRDLFNGLDSEEEKDGEEDIQSSKDEVWPPSAEKKKQETRSGHGNGEVLPTPGQEPPSPIHDLSASDFLKKLDSQISLSKKAAAQRLKKEESRVPGEDSGLHLISPRMQQRALLGPVPLTRTSRTQTLRDQEDEIFKL